The following are from one region of the Gloeomargarita lithophora Alchichica-D10 genome:
- a CDS encoding DUF309 domain-containing protein produces the protein MMNDYPPEFLQAINQFNCGEYYACHDTLEALWMEAMEPERTLYQGLLQIAVAGYHLGNDNQRGAVLLLGEGLSRLRRCPELPADWDFRELIQQGQALLTTLQAQRPVGFNLKLLTL, from the coding sequence CTGATGAATGATTATCCACCCGAATTTCTCCAAGCGATCAACCAATTCAACTGCGGGGAATACTACGCCTGCCATGACACCCTGGAAGCCCTGTGGATGGAAGCGATGGAGCCAGAACGCACACTGTATCAGGGGTTATTGCAAATTGCGGTGGCGGGCTATCACCTGGGTAATGACAATCAGCGGGGAGCAGTTTTACTTCTGGGAGAGGGGTTGAGCCGTCTGCGGCGGTGCCCGGAACTGCCTGCTGATTGGGATTTTAGGGAATTGATCCAACAAGGACAAGCCCTACTCACAACTTTGCAAGCTCAACGTCCGGTGGGATTTAATCTCAAGTTATTAACCCTATAA